Below is a genomic region from Triticum dicoccoides isolate Atlit2015 ecotype Zavitan chromosome 5A, WEW_v2.0, whole genome shotgun sequence.
cttcctcgctACGCCCGGGTCCGCGGTCACCGAGCCGTGGACGCCGCCGCTGCGCTCCACCGCCAAGTCGAGGCGGGATGCGGCGGCGGCCGCCAAGGCCCGAAGGTCCTCGTCGCCCGACTGGGCGCTCTACGCGCTGACGGTTCTTGGGTTCTTGCTCCTGCTGTGGGTGGACACGGGCCTCGTCCCGGAGGTCGCCGCCAGGGGGTTCGGCCCCAAGCTGTCTTCGGACGCCGTCGCGCGGATGGGCCAGGAGGCGCGCCTTGCGCCTGCAGCTCTGGGCCACAAACTGCGCTCCTTGGAGCGAGGGGTCGGGCAGCTCGTCGGCGCCGACGGGATCTCCAACTGCAGCTCCAAGGATTCCGTCTGGCGACTCCAGCAGGTTCGCCGTTCTTGCGTGTCAGTCAACTAATTTGCTCTTGGCTGCAGAGACGGTTCTTCACTGACGAATTCTTTTCTTTCAGAATGATCAGCATTTGTTCCACTGGCGCTGCTCGCTATACAAGTCGGCGGCAGAGGAGGTCAGCGTCTGGGGGAGCCCTCTCCGGACCTCCGGCCTGCTCCCGTCTACGCTCTCCACACGGCACATCACCATCCTCTCCGGCAAGGTCACGGAGGTAATCGACATTCAGAATGTCCACTATCAATGCCAAGATTACTTCATCACCCGAACCACCAGCATCAGATAACTGAAATCCATGTCCGTCCGGTATCTGTTTGCAGTGGTCTGACGGGAGCGTATTGCCGACGGTGAGGGCGAGCAACGGGAGCTCCTGGAGCTACCGGGGCCGGAGGGCAGCGGCGGTGCTGCTGGAACCAGAGACGTGGGTGCTGGAGTACCAGAGGAGCGTGCTGTTCGAGGGCACACGGCTGCTGCCGGCCACGGTGGAGCTGCTGGCGTCCAGGTGCTCGACTATGGCGAAACGGGCGCGGCAGAAGTTGGCCAAGAAGCGGTTCTACGGCGGCGGGATCCAGGCGAAGCCGACTTGATCTGCAGCCAGGGTGATTTTAGCTTTAGGTTGGTTCATCTCATTTCCTGTGAGATTTGTAGGGATATCCCGTCTTCTTATGGTTGTAGTGATGTCTGCTGTCTGCTATTTCATCGGATTGCTCCCTGATCTGTGGCTGATCACAGTACCTCTAGTATGAATGCATAATGTTTGGAACATACAATCTGGTAAAATTTCAGGGAATTTTACTGGCATCGCTCAGACACGCTTTGGTCATGTTTGGAatataggaattaaaaaaacacTGGAACAGAAAACCACAAGATATACAGTGGTATGTGACCAAGAACTACAGTTTTCTTCCAAAATCCCATTGGAATTTCAGAGGTTTTTGCTGCGCCTCAACGCATTTCGGGGAGAACCAACTAGCTCCCGGCTCGAGTGGCATTTCACCCCTAACCACAACTCATCCGCTGATTCTTCAACATCAGTCATAGATGCCCTAACAAAACTTTGTAAGAAGATATCGCGAGCAATAGTTGAGGATCGAATCTTGAATAGGTGCCCTAATAAGATTTTTTTTTCGTCTTATATTTTGATGAGGATGGAGTATTTCTCGAATCTTGAATCTGAGGGCCTCAATCTAAGGCCGGGCAATAGCCATTATCTAAAAAGAATACATCTTGAGAAATAGTTGAGGATCAAACTCTAtctcaaaataataataaaatatgtTTTACTACCAACCACAAGCTTTATGTTAGGCACAATGCTCATACAGCAACTTATGAGCAAGAATTGCTCTATCAATCACCATCTACATTAGATATATCTTCTGAAACTTTTTTCATCTGAAACAACGCCTGAAACAACTCCAATACCTTACTATAAATTACCGAATTGGGAGGGGAGAAGCTATTTTCATCTGAAACAACGCCTCGAGGCCTTTGCGGATCGAAAATCAGGAAACCTGGTTTGGATAGAAAACATGGTTTACGCGAAGGATGACAGTGTCAAATGGGAACATAAAGACTAGTATGAGCATCGTTCCTATGATCCAAATGCCTCTAGGGGAAAAATTTCCTCATGTTTATAATCCTAAAGAAAATTGATGTTAATTCCTTTGTTCCAATGGGGCCTAAACATCTGCGTCCATTTGCTAGCAACTTTTGGCTGCCTAAACTTTACAAAATCTTGCTAAATCTCCGGTGCCCTAGCAATTGAACACACCTGATGACTGCAATCAGGAACAGGCTTATTCTGGCAGCAAATATTGGATGCAGTAGATTGGTTGTGGAGTCGGATTGTATGTGTGCTGTGGGCGTTATGTTGACTGGTGATCATTTTGGAGTGTAAGCAGCTTGCAATGGAATTTGCTAATGTTTCCTTTACTCACTGCTTCAGGGAAGCGAATGAGGCTGCCGATAGCTTAGCGAAAAACTCTTTTAGCACTAGATCTTCCACTTTATGGGATGATTCAATCACTGATTTCATTTCTCATGTTCTTGTAAACAATATGATTAACATTTGAGGAATAAACACTGTCAAAAACAAATTGTGTGGTTTGTTTGAGCAAATCCGTTCCTACATGCCATAGGAGTGAGGCCTTCTAAACGTTACCCCAAACATATACTAATACTATTAGGAGATGCATCAAAATCTCGTATCACAGCAGCTACATGAATGAATCCTACATAACTACAATTCCAAGATAAACATCACGGGAACTCGCAACTGAAACAACAAAATGCAGCAGTGTTTTTCTGGTTAtagcctccctttcccaggttgctgctGTTGCAACTGCATGATGCAGAAAAAATAGCCTCCCCTTTTCCAGGTCGCCAAATTTTCCCAATCTCGCAGTTGCGACAGCAGCAACCTGTAACATGGTGGTGCTATCTTGTCGGAAAATCACAGAATAAACACAAATTACCAGCAGAATCATCACTGGACAGAATGTACGATTAAAGTCTGGAACTGGCAATTCAGATGTTGGGGGACTCTTCCTAGAACAGCAGCCTGACGGTGCGCCCTGGAGAGAGCAGCACCTTGTCGGAGACAGGTATACAACAGTACAACAGCACAAGAGACAACATACCCAATGTACAGTTCAGGGTAAACTATGGTATCTAAGTTCAAGCTAGTCAAACTTCGAGCTACTCCGCAGGTGGCGGCAACCCAAAGTGCTCCTTGATGTTCGCCGGTGCTTTCCGGAATCCATTGGAGATTTTGAGCATGGTCTGGAACttctcctcctcgcgcttcacatGCTCCACTCGGTTAGTAATGTTGGAGAGAAGCACGCTGTAGCTTGAGATATCGGATACGGGGTTAGGATCTGCAAGCTGGGACCTGTCTGACTCAAGCTGCCGATACAGACTGAGGATATAATCTTTCTGAGAATAAAGCTTCTGCTCTGCCAGCCTGTATTCTGCTTCCTGAGATCTCTTCAGTTCTAGAAGGGAATTATCTATCTCATCCTCAAATTTGAGAGACATCCCAGTGTGATCACCAGTAATGAAAATTGGAACACTTTCGGCAGCCTTCTGCAGCTCATTATCAATCATTGGATCAGTCAGATATGGGTACTGTGGCTCAGCCCCTAGCACTGTGACACCAGCAATAGGTGGGGAACTTTCTTCTGCATGAGCCATAAGAAAAGAACCCAGTTATGGACAAGCAATGTGTGAAGCAACAACTGCAGAACACCAGAGATACAAACTGTTCTTTGAGTTCTACAACGTTCTGACACATGTCATAATTGAGGTTGTTGAAGATTACAATAAACATAGAGGTTAAATCATTTCTACATCAAAGAAGAAAGAACAGGTATGACAGAAAATACTAAAATCGGCAAGTTACAACTTACATAAGCTACCAAAGCATTACTTGTCCATAGTAAAATATGGTGCGTGTAGGCAAAACCTCAGATGGGTTTGAATATCATGATCCTACAATTTCTGCATAATCTACAGAGTTTTGGTTTATTGGAATTACATTGAACACCAGATGTCCTAACCATTACAACTAGGTTGGGACCTTTTATGATTATCTGAAATCCCACAAAAACATTTCGCCCTCAAAGTTCTCTTAATTGCACTAAACAATAAAGTTTACCTGCATTCAGTATTGGCATGCCATCACCGTCCTCCATATTCCATACTTCAGCAAGATCAACCCCATTATTCACCTGCATTAAACAATACACTATCAAACCATAGTCTTGGACTACTGAAAACAAAGTTGTACACCCATGCGCAGTATTAGCACCAATCAGAGGAGTGCTAGTACTAACCAAACCATGGTACCTAACTATCCTACTGAGATCTAATAAAATACATCACTCACCTTTTCCATCACTGATGCCATATAGTCCTCCAAACTTTTCGCTTGCAATTGTCTTGAACCACGCAAGATGCACAAGCCCATATTAAGGATTGGCTCAACCTCACTCTTCGATCCAAGAGAGCGACATGTTTCCAGCAGTTTCTCCACATGCATCATCAGGTTAGTTTTGTTGTCACACCGCCTGCAGTAATATTGCACATCCAACCCGATGCTTCCTCCAACAGTTCCAGCCATGAAAATCCTCAGAGCACAGTcaaggtgggcaagatgcccacagATGTAGTTCTCTGCCACAACTGCCTCACACTTGATGTAACTATAACCTTCAAAGGAATTGTTAACAGCCTTGCCACAGAGAATGCAACAGCATGTACGACAGAAATCAGGATGTACGCAGCAGATGTCACAATTCCCTGCTGGTGATGATTCAATAAACCCTTCTTTCCCAAGATTGCACGCCTTATTCCGAGCCTTGCATGGTCCATCAGGATCCGCCAGGCCATCTTCAGGTTCAACGCGTTCCACTTGAAGAGCTCCTGCACACATTAAGGTGTtacagaactgcacaaaatgaacaATCTACATTGACATAACAgcaaatatgcaaatgcaatgaTGCTTCTTTTTTTTTAGCATCAAGACAGACGAATCAGCCTATCAAATGAAGAAACTGTTTTCCCCCTTATGTCATGCCACTACGTTACTAGACAAATCCTCGCGCATTCTCCAGGTTACATATGAAGAAAACTAAAAAAGAAAAGTAAAGCAGAAGATTAATCCAGATGCTATGTTTAAATGACAGTCCTGGATGAGGAGAAATGATTTGCTTCCTTTTATCTGAGTTAGGATTGGGGGAAAAGCACCGCTTGAATGAAGAGAACAAAGCTCACCGTCACTTGGGTTGAGAGTGATAGGTAAGACAAGGGCGCGAGCAGAGCTCTGCGCAAGGGGAGGGACGGACGGAAAGCGCCACCGCTTCAATTGGTGGTGCCGCACAAAGTTGAAGGAGAAGGGAGCCATCAGTACAAGTGGTAGGCTGGAAGGAGATGTAAGAATTAGAGTGGTGGCTAGGGTTTAGGATTTGAGGAAGAGATAGGTTATACAGACAAATGGCTCCACCGCTCAGGGTGGACATGTTGGCAAGCAAGGGTGGGCCTAAGGAGAGGGCTATGAGGACTCTAGCCCAGGTCCAGGTCAAGTGCACACTGAGGAAAGATTGCTGAAATATACACAGCTCAGCAACCACTTAAGCCCAGCTCAGCCACCTCGTAATTTTCTGGGCCCAACAAGACATGTAAAAACAATATGGGATAAAAATTAATCCTGATACATGCACATACATAATAAAATCAAACATGTGCATCTATTgaaaattaactgaacttaaagaaATTCCTGGTTAGCCATAGACCTAAAAAAAGGACCGTTGTCAAATTTATATGGGTACAGCTAATAGGCTGCACAATAGAGATAATTGTACAAGAAGATTCAATTCATAATAGCGACTGCAGATGTGGAATGCGTAACAACACGTCTGTGTGACCCTCATACTCATTATCTTCATTCTTTCCCATGTAATTCCATAGGTAATGTTGCCGAATCATGTTGTTATCCTTTATATACAGTCAAATGTCGTGTCAATG
It encodes:
- the LOC119303119 gene encoding uncharacterized protein LOC119303119, with product MDETGRAATPMARRSASPSATPTTVTPGSTASSCSSNSDPAARTPPPAYLVPWARGAEGGGRGYYPGCRKDANCACEICLASINATRDLLPPEAASARRCFAAAARDRRPGTRSLFLATPGSAVTEPWTPPLRSTAKSRRDAAAAAKARRSSSPDWALYALTVLGFLLLLWVDTGLVPEVAARGFGPKLSSDAVARMGQEARLAPAALGHKLRSLERGVGQLVGADGISNCSSKDSVWRLQQNDQHLFHWRCSLYKSAAEEVSVWGSPLRTSGLLPSTLSTRHITILSGKVTEWSDGSVLPTVRASNGSSWSYRGRRAAAVLLEPETWVLEYQRSVLFEGTRLLPATVELLASRCSTMAKRARQKLAKKRFYGGGIQAKPT
- the LOC119303120 gene encoding uncharacterized protein LOC119303120, which translates into the protein MTSISTNQFGSGGSNGGSASRPHGRDMVIWTEEMNEYLIDALMHQQDIGNRSAEGRFLTGAYESVITGVGERFGVVIDRSNIKNRLKHVKDMFHECENLFDKQSGIKWNPATRRFHADPQVWREFIERKPEAKKWMTKTIDHYDRLLELFGKDRAPPASENSKGPSKKKARIEPPKDRPQRQQTSSNGFELAIVQGSNQVMDKNELPGAVVAENNIIGELDLSELCKSENGLVAIPVHGNAYGKGLPYAPENWPSPGDQWQWKVGSRIAAGGHWVDRYLAPPSRFRDATGKKTTFTSRLKVGEFIKSNFPDVDPSTFFSMFIWKIPAAEGGIHRGALQVERVEPEDGLADPDGPCKARNKACNLGKEGFIESSPAGNCDICCVHPDFCRTCCCILCGKAVNNSFEGYSYIKCEAVVAENYICGHLAHLDCALRIFMAGTVGGSIGLDVQYYCRRCDNKTNLMMHVEKLLETCRSLGSKSEVEPILNMGLCILRGSRQLQAKSLEDYMASVMEKVNNGVDLAEVWNMEDGDGMPILNAEESSPPIAGVTVLGAEPQYPYLTDPMIDNELQKAAESVPIFITGDHTGMSLKFEDEIDNSLLELKRSQEAEYRLAEQKLYSQKDYILSLYRQLESDRSQLADPNPVSDISSYSVLLSNITNRVEHVKREEEKFQTMLKISNGFRKAPANIKEHFGLPPPAE